From the Castor canadensis chromosome 9, mCasCan1.hap1v2, whole genome shotgun sequence genome, one window contains:
- the LOC141410790 gene encoding uncharacterized protein, giving the protein MIHVDVTNSQDSTESTSTLNLCNSVQEQKVSLHEQDKSVALPGPSSKGEESPPVTDMTHVNGTNSRDSAETIRAPPLLGECSPQATEIVHVDVPDTRDSAGSTSPLNFCDPVREQKVSLDEQDRPVALPGPSPRGEESPPVTDMTHVNGTNSRDSAETIRAPPLLGCNQDAKVSLEEQDLSITLPGPSPTGKHYNIPSKHPPQITPLFLPGQSWHSYSACSRHLWPRQKRNPHPESG; this is encoded by the exons ATGATCCATGTGGATGTGACTAATTCACAGGACTCAACAGAGTCCACATCCACACTCAACCTCTGCAATTCTGTCCAGGAACAAAAGGTGTCTCTTCATGAGCAGGACAAGTCAGTTGCTCTGCCAGGACCTTCATCCAAAG gtgaagagtcTCCACCCGTCACCGACATGACCCACGTGAATGGGACCAATTCAAGGGACTCAGCGGAGACCATACGCGCCCCCCCACTCCTCG GTGAATGCAGTCCGCAAGCCACTGAAATAGTCCACGTGGATGTGCCCGACACACGGGACTCAGCAGGGTCCACATCCCctctcaacttctgcgatcctgtccgggaacagaaggtgtcccttgatgagcaggACCGGCCAGTTGCTCTGCCGGGACCTTCACCCagag gtgaagagtcTCCACCCGTCACCGACATGACCCACGTGAATGGGACCAATTCAAGGGACTCAGCGGAGACCATACGCGCCCCCCCACTCCTCGGTTGCAACCAGGATGCGAAGGTGTCCCTTGAGGAgcaggacctttcgattactctgccaggaccttcacccacaggcaagcactacaacatccCTTCCAAACACCCGCCTCAGATCACGCCTCTGTTCCTCCCAGGACAATCATGGCACAGCtattctgcatgcagcaggcatttgtggcctaggcagaAGCGCAACCCTCACCCAGAATCAGGCtga